The Desulfolucanica intricata nucleotide sequence TCACCTGGCGCTTTGAATTTAAACAAGGTATTGCGGCACTGCTTGCATTGCTGCACGATGCTCTGGTAGTTGTAGGTATCTTCTCCATCTTCCAGATAGAAGTGGACAGTGCCTTTGTAGCCGCTATCTTAACTATTCTAGGTTACTCCATAAATGATACCATTGTTATTTTTGACAGAATAAGAGAAAACATGTTAAACCGTAAAAAAGGCCAGGCCATTGAGGATATCGTAAACAATAGTATCCACCAAACCTTGGCCCGCTCCATTAACACGGCACTAACAGTAATTTTTGTGCTGCTGGCTCTCTATGTTTTTGGCGGTTCAACTATCAAAAACTTTATTTTGGCCATGTTAATCGGTGTAGTCAGTGGTGCTTATTCTTCAATCTTTGGCGCCAGTCAGATATGGGTTGACCTGAAATTAAGGGAACACGGAAAAAAAGCTATGGCATAACAATAAAAAACACGCGGAAACCAACCGCGTGTTTTTTCGTGTTTTTTATTGTTCCTTAAAAAACTCATAAAAGACAGTAAAAAATAAAATAATAAATTAAACCTATACGGAGATGAATGGAATGAAAAATACCCAGGAAACACTGATAAAATCTTTGG carries:
- the secF gene encoding protein translocase subunit SecF, with the translated sequence MPFEFVRRRKIWYTISLLVIIPGLISILLQGLNPGIDFTGGNVLEILFEKPVKLQEVRESLREFNLEGSWLQQSGSSDFIIRTPALSQKESDRVISGLEKKLGEMTVLRNDFVGPTIGRELTRNALLALFVAGLLMLGYITWRFEFKQGIAALLALLHDALVVVGIFSIFQIEVDSAFVAAILTILGYSINDTIVIFDRIRENMLNRKKGQAIEDIVNNSIHQTLARSINTALTVIFVLLALYVFGGSTIKNFILAMLIGVVSGAYSSIFGASQIWVDLKLREHGKKAMA